Proteins from a genomic interval of Pseudomonas sp. RC10:
- a CDS encoding response regulator — protein MSQTATILVIDDEPQIRKFLRISLASQGYTVIEAGTGTEGLTQAALNKPDLLVLDLGLPDIDGQDVLSQFREWSTVPVLVLSVRASEAEKVRALDAGANDYVTKPFGIQEFLARIRALLRQAPDTGQADSALVIGQLTVDLAYRRVLLDGNEVALTKKEYAVLAQLARHPGRVITQQQLLKDIWGPTHVEDTHYLRIVVGHLRQKLADDPAAPRFILTEAGVGYRLVGG, from the coding sequence ATGAGCCAGACCGCAACCATTCTGGTGATCGACGACGAACCGCAGATCCGCAAATTCCTGCGCATCAGCCTCGCCTCACAAGGCTACACCGTGATCGAAGCCGGAACCGGCACCGAAGGCCTCACCCAGGCGGCGCTGAACAAGCCGGATCTGCTGGTGCTCGACCTCGGTTTGCCGGACATCGACGGACAAGACGTGCTGAGCCAGTTTCGCGAATGGTCGACCGTGCCGGTGCTGGTGCTGTCCGTGCGCGCCAGCGAGGCTGAAAAGGTCCGCGCGCTCGACGCCGGGGCCAACGATTACGTGACCAAACCGTTCGGAATTCAGGAGTTTCTGGCGCGGATTCGCGCATTGTTGCGGCAGGCACCGGACACCGGGCAGGCCGACTCGGCGCTGGTGATCGGCCAGCTGACCGTGGACCTTGCGTATCGGCGGGTGCTCCTGGACGGCAACGAAGTCGCTCTGACCAAAAAGGAATACGCGGTGTTGGCACAACTCGCGCGGCATCCGGGGCGGGTCATCACCCAGCAGCAATTGCTCAAGGACATCTGGGGCCCGACCCATGTGGAAGACACCCATTACCTGCGCATCGTCGTCGGGCACTTGAGGCAGAAACTGGCGGATGACCCCGCTGCACCCCGGTTCATCCTGACCGAGGCGGGGGTGGGGTATCGGTTGGTGGGGGGCTAA